A window of Sulfurimonas sp. contains these coding sequences:
- a CDS encoding translation initiation factor yields MSRGKKLDIFIGAEIEDGWAKVESPRKTDVQDEILEPQKHFLVFKKEKRRGKTVTLVGEFHLSQNDSETILKSLKKKLGCGGTLKDGWMEFQGELKDKLRVLLVESGFRFKHGH; encoded by the coding sequence ATGAGCAGAGGCAAAAAACTAGATATTTTTATCGGCGCCGAGATAGAAGATGGATGGGCAAAAGTTGAATCACCTAGAAAAACGGATGTACAAGACGAGATTTTAGAGCCACAAAAGCACTTTTTGGTTTTTAAAAAAGAAAAAAGAAGAGGAAAAACAGTAACTCTTGTCGGCGAATTTCATCTTAGCCAAAATGATTCGGAAACGATATTAAAAAGTTTGAAAAAAAAGCTCGGTTGCGGAGGCACTCTTAAAGACGGATGGATGGAGTTTCAGGGCGAACTAAAAGATAAGCTTAGAGTTTTGCTTGTTGAGAGTGGTTTTAGATTTAAACACGGACATTGA
- a CDS encoding Crp/Fnr family transcriptional regulator, with protein sequence MIKYTIMNEKLNFIKQLSFFNSLDSEKLNLINSMSKIITYPKNSILYYENDINNKIFFLVSGLLKVYKIDKFENEIFLYYIHKNSLISELTTLDNDTIRCFANAEFMEESVVLEVDFSEFKAEFLSKNILNNEFINEILLKTQQLHCVVNRELVFDATAKVAFSLCDDLDMFNSLKRHEVSFMLHIQPETLSRVLNKLKRSAIIDIENSNIVILNKKMLQNIYRGDA encoded by the coding sequence ATGATAAAATACACCATTATGAATGAAAAATTAAATTTTATAAAACAACTATCTTTTTTTAACTCCCTCGATAGTGAGAAATTAAATCTTATAAATAGCATGTCAAAAATAATCACTTATCCGAAAAACTCGATACTTTATTATGAAAATGACATAAATAATAAAATCTTTTTTTTAGTATCGGGGCTTTTAAAGGTATATAAGATAGATAAATTTGAAAATGAAATTTTTCTCTACTATATACATAAAAACTCTCTTATTTCCGAGCTCACTACACTTGATAACGATACCATACGCTGCTTTGCAAATGCCGAGTTTATGGAAGAGAGCGTTGTTTTAGAGGTTGATTTTTCAGAGTTTAAAGCAGAATTTTTATCCAAAAATATATTAAATAATGAGTTTATAAACGAGATACTGCTAAAAACCCAGCAGCTTCATTGCGTCGTAAACAGAGAGTTAGTTTTTGATGCAACTGCAAAAGTTGCTTTTTCTTTATGTGATGACTTGGATATGTTTAACTCTCTTAAAAGACATGAAGTCTCTTTTATGCTCCACATTCAGCCCGAAACTCTATCTAGAGTTTTAAATAAACTAAAAAGAAGCGCCATAATTGATATTGAAAATTCTAATATCGTAATCCTAAACAAAAAAATGCTACAAAATATATACAGAGGCGATGCATAA
- a CDS encoding FAD-dependent oxidoreductase yields MSIKNFEVIIIGAGVSGTALAYELARYTDIKSIGIIEKYEDIATLNSSATSNSQTIHVGDIETNYTIQKAAITKRTAKMVEKYCLQHNYQNEIIFSHQKMALGVGKEEVEFLLHRYEEFSELFPYLEVWNKEKLKELEPRVVFDENGNERKEEIVGIGTRGQWTTVDYKKLSKSFIENAKKEEGISVELFLNSKVEEIKKSKKRGYVVKTEDKRFYADFVVVDAGAHSLFLAHKMGFGLNLGCLPVAGSFYMTNEKMLNGKVYMIQNPKLPFAALHGDPDILAGGNTRFGPTALILPKLERYKSGTYMDFIKTLRFDKNIAIALWKLLKESDIRNYIFRNFLFEIPFINKYFFLKDARKIVPSLKADEFKYAEGFGGIRPQVLNKDEQKLLLGEASIYTGEGVIFNMTPSPGATSCLGNAERDLKYIVKYLGKNFNEEKFKDELTDGEYCALPQPIASQKAVVNLIRAEIQKTQEKFFQELHIGKPDADFWDKPHSKI; encoded by the coding sequence ATGTCTATAAAAAATTTCGAAGTAATTATTATCGGAGCCGGAGTGTCCGGTACGGCACTCGCATACGAACTTGCAAGATATACCGATATCAAATCAATCGGAATAATTGAAAAATATGAAGATATTGCCACACTGAACTCATCTGCGACAAGCAACTCCCAAACCATACATGTCGGTGATATAGAAACTAACTACACTATACAAAAAGCGGCTATTACAAAGCGAACTGCAAAAATGGTTGAGAAATATTGCCTGCAGCACAACTATCAAAACGAAATAATATTTTCACATCAAAAAATGGCTTTAGGCGTCGGCAAAGAAGAAGTTGAATTTTTACTCCACCGCTATGAAGAGTTTTCTGAACTCTTCCCTTATTTGGAAGTATGGAACAAAGAGAAGTTAAAAGAGCTAGAACCGCGTGTCGTATTTGATGAAAACGGCAATGAGAGAAAAGAGGAAATCGTCGGAATAGGCACAAGGGGGCAATGGACTACCGTTGATTATAAAAAATTGTCAAAATCATTTATAGAAAATGCAAAGAAAGAGGAAGGTATCAGCGTTGAACTCTTTTTAAACAGTAAAGTTGAAGAGATTAAAAAAAGCAAAAAACGAGGATATGTAGTTAAAACCGAAGATAAAAGATTTTATGCCGATTTTGTCGTTGTAGATGCAGGGGCGCACTCTCTGTTTTTAGCTCACAAAATGGGATTTGGTCTAAATCTCGGCTGCTTGCCCGTGGCAGGAAGTTTTTATATGACAAACGAAAAAATGTTAAACGGCAAGGTTTATATGATTCAAAATCCTAAACTTCCCTTTGCGGCTCTTCACGGCGACCCCGATATACTTGCAGGCGGGAACACCCGTTTTGGTCCGACTGCACTAATCTTGCCTAAACTGGAGCGATACAAAAGCGGTACCTATATGGACTTTATAAAAACGCTTAGATTTGATAAAAATATTGCTATTGCTTTGTGGAAACTTTTAAAAGAGAGTGATATACGCAACTATATTTTTAGAAATTTTCTCTTTGAAATCCCTTTTATAAATAAATATTTTTTTTTAAAAGATGCTAGAAAAATCGTTCCCTCACTAAAAGCAGACGAGTTCAAATATGCCGAGGGTTTTGGCGGCATCCGACCTCAAGTACTCAACAAAGATGAACAAAAACTTCTGCTTGGCGAGGCGTCCATATACACCGGCGAAGGAGTAATCTTTAATATGACACCCTCCCCCGGAGCAACATCATGCTTGGGAAATGCAGAGCGAGACTTAAAATATATAGTAAAATATCTTGGCAAAAATTTTAATGAAGAAAAATTTAAAGATGAACTAACGGATGGCGAATATTGTGCACTTCCGCAACCGATAGCATCGCAAAAAGCTGTAGTAAATCTAATCAGAGCAGAAATACAAAAAACTCAAGAGAAATTTTTTCAAGAGTTACATATAGGCAAACCCGATGCCGATTTTTGGGATAAACCGCATAGTAAAATATAA
- a CDS encoding diguanylate cyclase codes for MNFIEALKLKSKLLFIFIIVTIGLVIIGVMGAINLNSMKKNLDSLYFGSLVPVIELNKILQSYRGNLANTLYKAKNSEITPDEVKLQIKFSVKTIEKEWKNYEYHFKRYEEFPYVEYTAAEIKTTNEYFLNILKGIEDGYNVKDLSMSNVEKKITHIYSVVSKLIDYEIDIAQYERKNFLNLYNSILLKVGAVLIIVIFGVMIISYYVFKSIKNDQTTLEITTKKLKIANKKLENASYTDSLTGLYNRRYFNLVYDREIRRAKRTHSYITFIMLDIDYFKQYNDTYGHLEGDKALKSVAKVLKDALNRPSDFIFRLGGEEFGILLSETSESDSVMIAGNICDLVRESKIEHKGSKANKFLTISIGVACCIADEALDEEVLISRADEMLYSAKESGRDRYDITTNVSTATPQIVEEESA; via the coding sequence ATGAATTTTATAGAGGCTTTAAAGCTAAAGAGCAAACTTTTATTTATATTTATAATCGTAACTATCGGACTTGTTATTATAGGGGTTATGGGTGCAATAAATTTAAACTCTATGAAAAAAAATCTGGATTCACTATATTTTGGCTCTTTAGTTCCGGTTATAGAACTCAATAAAATTCTTCAATCCTATCGTGGAAATTTAGCAAATACCCTTTATAAAGCCAAAAATTCTGAAATTACTCCCGACGAAGTAAAATTACAAATAAAATTTTCAGTAAAAACTATTGAGAAAGAGTGGAAAAACTATGAATATCATTTTAAAAGATATGAAGAGTTCCCGTATGTAGAGTATACGGCAGCAGAAATTAAAACAACAAACGAATATTTTCTCAACATATTAAAAGGCATTGAAGACGGCTACAATGTAAAAGATTTGTCGATGAGTAATGTTGAAAAAAAAATTACGCATATTTACAGTGTAGTAAGCAAATTAATTGATTATGAAATAGATATTGCCCAGTATGAGCGAAAAAACTTTTTAAACTTATATAACTCTATTTTGTTAAAGGTTGGTGCCGTATTGATTATTGTAATCTTTGGTGTTATGATAATTTCATATTATGTATTTAAGAGTATTAAAAATGATCAGACAACTCTTGAGATAACCACGAAAAAATTAAAAATAGCAAATAAAAAGTTAGAAAATGCCTCATATACGGACTCTTTAACCGGACTGTACAACAGAAGATATTTTAATCTCGTCTATGACAGAGAGATAAGAAGAGCAAAAAGAACTCACAGTTATATAACTTTTATAATGCTTGATATCGACTATTTTAAGCAGTATAACGATACATACGGGCATTTAGAGGGAGATAAAGCTCTTAAGAGCGTTGCAAAGGTTTTAAAAGATGCACTTAATCGTCCGAGTGATTTTATATTTCGGCTTGGCGGAGAGGAGTTTGGAATATTGCTTAGTGAAACATCGGAATCGGATAGCGTGATGATTGCCGGCAATATTTGTGATTTGGTAAGAGAGAGCAAGATAGAGCATAAAGGTTCTAAAGCTAATAAATTTTTGACAATCTCAATCGGTGTAGCTTGTTGTATAGCCGACGAAGCACTTGATGAAGAGGTGCTGATAAGCCGCGCCGATGAGATGTTATATAGTGCGAAAGAGAGCGGAAGAGATAGATACGACATAACTACAAATGTTAGCACGGCAACTCCACAAATAGTGGAAGAAGAGAGCGCATAG
- a CDS encoding ATP-binding cassette domain-containing protein — protein sequence MVTVQNLVMRYGNRVLFQDINLKLDRHKRYGLIGANGAGKTTFLKILSGQIKEYEGEIIIPKTNKVGVLGQNQYAYEDFTIADAVLYGNKRLYDAIKEKEEIYATGDFEDDAVNDRLAELEVICVEEDPTYEYDVNIAKILENVGIPASKHNDLMSTLDSADKFKVLLAQVLYPKPDVLFLDEPTNNLDIQTISWLEHELQRHEGTMVVISHDRHFLNSVVTNILDVDYQKIREFTGNYDDWYIAANVIAKQQELNNAKKEKEKEQLEAFVRRFSANASKAKQATSRQKQLDKLVIDDIKPSSRRDPSIVFKPKRVMGDEALNIININHSYGDNEVLKNISLKFEPDEKVALIGPNGAGKTTLLKIIMEEMKPSSGEIHWGATIENSYFPQDTADIIKGEGTLYDWLRGFDPKRDIAEIRNCLGRMLFSGEQQEKSVVSISGGEKHRMMLSKMMLEGGNFLVLDEPSNHLDLEAIVALGEALYNFKGNVICVSHDRELLDAFANRVIELRADGTYVDFKGSYEEFAEAKENGQI from the coding sequence ATGGTAACAGTACAAAATTTAGTTATGCGCTACGGAAATAGAGTTCTATTTCAAGACATAAACCTTAAACTTGACCGTCATAAAAGATATGGTCTTATCGGTGCAAACGGTGCCGGAAAAACAACATTTTTAAAAATACTCAGCGGTCAGATAAAAGAGTATGAGGGTGAAATAATTATCCCAAAAACAAATAAAGTCGGTGTTTTAGGGCAAAATCAATATGCCTATGAAGATTTTACGATTGCCGATGCCGTTTTATACGGAAACAAAAGACTCTATGATGCAATTAAAGAAAAAGAAGAAATCTATGCAACGGGTGATTTTGAAGACGATGCGGTAAATGACCGTCTTGCAGAGCTGGAAGTTATCTGTGTTGAAGAAGATCCTACTTACGAGTATGATGTAAATATTGCAAAAATTCTAGAAAATGTAGGTATTCCTGCAAGCAAGCATAACGACCTTATGAGTACGCTTGACAGTGCCGATAAATTTAAAGTTCTTTTAGCGCAAGTTTTATACCCGAAGCCTGATGTTCTATTTTTAGATGAGCCTACAAACAACCTTGATATCCAAACTATCAGCTGGTTAGAGCATGAGCTTCAACGCCATGAAGGTACGATGGTAGTAATTTCACACGATAGACACTTCCTAAATTCGGTAGTTACGAATATTTTGGATGTCGATTATCAAAAAATCCGCGAGTTTACGGGTAACTATGATGATTGGTATATTGCCGCAAATGTTATAGCAAAGCAGCAAGAGCTAAATAACGCTAAAAAAGAGAAAGAAAAAGAGCAGTTGGAGGCTTTCGTTCGCCGCTTTAGCGCAAATGCTTCAAAAGCAAAACAGGCAACTTCAAGACAAAAACAGCTTGACAAACTTGTTATTGATGATATAAAACCATCTTCAAGAAGAGACCCGAGTATAGTATTTAAACCAAAGAGAGTTATGGGGGATGAGGCATTAAATATCATCAACATAAACCACTCTTACGGCGATAATGAAGTTTTAAAAAATATAAGTTTAAAATTTGAGCCGGATGAAAAAGTTGCGCTAATCGGTCCAAACGGTGCCGGTAAAACAACACTTTTAAAAATAATCATGGAAGAGATGAAGCCCTCTAGCGGAGAGATTCATTGGGGAGCAACTATTGAAAACAGTTACTTCCCGCAAGATACGGCAGATATCATCAAAGGTGAAGGAACTCTATACGACTGGCTTAGAGGATTTGACCCAAAACGCGATATTGCTGAGATAAGAAACTGTCTGGGAAGAATGCTTTTTAGCGGCGAACAGCAAGAAAAATCGGTCGTTAGCATTTCAGGCGGTGAAAAACATAGGATGATGCTAAGTAAAATGATGCTTGAGGGCGGAAACTTTTTAGTTTTAGATGAACCGTCAAACCACCTTGACCTTGAAGCAATCGTAGCTTTGGGCGAAGCTCTTTACAATTTTAAAGGCAATGTTATCTGTGTATCGCATGACCGTGAGCTTTTAGATGCATTTGCAAACCGTGTTATAGAACTTAGAGCAGACGGCACCTATGTAGACTTCAAAGGCTCTTACGAAGAGTTTGCAGAAGCTAAAGAAAATGGACAAATATAA
- the gdhA gene encoding NADP-specific glutamate dehydrogenase: MPYVKEVLDYLRRTSPAQNEFYQAAEEVLESLKPLIRQYPKYAKYKIIERIVEPERQILFRVNWLDDKGEIQVNKGYRIEFNSALGPYKGGLRFHPSVNAGVIKFLGFEQIFKNSLTGLQIGGAKGGSDFDPKGKSDNEIMKFCQAFISELYRHIGATTDVPAGDIGVGAREIGYMFGMYKKLSNRYEGVFTGKSLKWGGSLARTEATGYGVVYFAKYMLEDRGKSLEGKKCVVSGSGNVALHTIEKLYHLGALPVTCSDSGGMIYDENGVDLELLKEIKEVKRERLSEYIKYKPNAKYTPVERYPIGCNGVYTIECFAAFPCATQNELNLNDAKNLLANGCLCLTEGANMPSTNEAVNLFVESKICYGPGKAANAGGVATSQLEMAQNASMTSWSFEDVDAKLSKIMKNIYVNASQTAAEFGEPANLVLGANIAGFRKVADAMIEQGLV, encoded by the coding sequence ATGCCGTATGTTAAAGAAGTTTTAGATTATTTAAGAAGAACAAGCCCTGCTCAAAACGAGTTTTATCAAGCTGCCGAGGAAGTGCTAGAGTCACTGAAACCTTTAATACGGCAATACCCCAAATATGCAAAATACAAAATCATAGAGAGAATCGTAGAGCCTGAACGACAGATACTCTTTAGAGTAAACTGGCTTGACGACAAAGGCGAGATTCAAGTAAACAAAGGGTACAGAATCGAGTTTAACTCTGCTCTTGGACCATACAAAGGCGGTTTAAGATTTCATCCTAGCGTAAATGCGGGGGTTATCAAGTTTTTAGGATTTGAGCAGATTTTCAAAAACTCTCTGACGGGACTTCAAATCGGCGGTGCAAAAGGCGGAAGCGATTTTGATCCAAAAGGCAAATCCGACAACGAAATTATGAAATTTTGCCAAGCGTTTATTAGTGAGCTATATAGACACATCGGAGCGACTACGGATGTTCCAGCGGGCGACATCGGGGTCGGCGCAAGAGAGATAGGCTATATGTTTGGGATGTACAAAAAACTCTCAAACAGATATGAGGGCGTCTTTACAGGCAAGTCCTTAAAATGGGGCGGCTCTTTGGCTAGAACTGAAGCTACTGGATACGGAGTCGTCTATTTTGCAAAATATATGCTTGAAGATAGAGGTAAAAGTTTAGAAGGCAAAAAATGTGTAGTTTCAGGAAGCGGAAATGTTGCGCTGCATACAATCGAAAAACTTTACCATCTCGGCGCACTTCCTGTAACATGCAGTGACTCCGGCGGTATGATTTATGATGAAAATGGTGTTGATTTAGAACTTCTAAAAGAGATAAAAGAGGTTAAAAGAGAAAGACTCAGCGAATATATAAAATATAAACCCAATGCAAAATATACTCCGGTTGAAAGGTATCCGATTGGTTGTAACGGTGTTTATACGATTGAGTGTTTTGCGGCTTTTCCGTGCGCTACACAAAACGAGCTAAACTTAAATGACGCAAAAAATCTTCTTGCAAACGGCTGCCTTTGCTTAACAGAGGGTGCAAATATGCCCTCAACAAATGAGGCTGTCAATCTTTTTGTTGAATCTAAAATCTGCTACGGACCGGGAAAAGCCGCAAATGCAGGCGGCGTTGCAACAAGTCAGCTTGAGATGGCACAAAACGCTTCTATGACTAGTTGGAGCTTTGAAGATGTTGATGCCAAACTATCTAAAATAATGAAAAACATCTATGTAAATGCGAGTCAAACGGCGGCAGAATTCGGTGAGCCTGCCAACTTGGTTTTGGGTGCGAATATTGCAGGATTTAGAAAAGTAGCGGACGCTATGATAGAGCAAGGATTAGTTTAA
- a CDS encoding DUF5718 family protein yields MDKYKDFLGLGIAGNFALHLAQAGEEEDFKEIITADEAAPKGMFPFYLPKHVQEAKDILNTCPLSNSAIKLPPQDVNVQAEPEVALLCDFVYENNRLSKIIPTYFGAYNDCSIRVAGASKISDKKNWGENSKGVSEKLIQIDRFDSGGIMDSYSICSFLKRDNEIHAYGEDVELGGYSYFYEKLLDWMVNQINTQENFGPLEPLGEYIFRCENPTKAIISIGATRYTHYGETTFLKEGDEIIIAVYNRTKTTSQNILESIKNDSYNLLDASILRQKVL; encoded by the coding sequence ATGGACAAATATAAAGATTTTTTAGGGCTTGGAATTGCAGGCAACTTTGCTCTGCATCTTGCCCAAGCCGGCGAAGAAGAAGATTTTAAAGAGATTATCACCGCCGATGAAGCGGCTCCAAAAGGGATGTTTCCTTTTTATCTGCCTAAGCATGTCCAAGAAGCAAAAGATATTTTAAACACCTGCCCTCTTTCAAACTCAGCTATCAAACTGCCTCCTCAAGATGTCAATGTTCAAGCTGAACCGGAAGTTGCACTTCTGTGCGATTTTGTGTATGAAAACAACAGACTATCAAAAATAATACCGACTTATTTTGGAGCATATAACGACTGTTCTATAAGAGTTGCGGGAGCCAGTAAAATCAGCGATAAAAAAAACTGGGGCGAAAATTCTAAAGGAGTGAGCGAAAAGCTCATCCAAATAGACAGGTTTGACAGCGGCGGGATTATGGATAGTTACTCGATATGCAGTTTTTTAAAAAGAGATAATGAAATCCATGCTTACGGGGAGGATGTAGAACTTGGCGGCTACAGTTACTTCTACGAAAAACTTCTTGATTGGATGGTTAATCAGATAAACACCCAAGAAAATTTCGGACCTCTTGAGCCTCTTGGCGAATACATTTTTAGATGTGAAAATCCGACAAAAGCCATCATCAGCATAGGTGCTACTAGATATACTCACTACGGCGAAACCACATTCCTAAAAGAGGGCGATGAAATAATTATAGCAGTCTATAACAGAACAAAGACAACATCACAAAATATCTTAGAGAGCATAAAGAATGATAGTTATAACCTCTTGGATGCAAGTATTTTAAGACAAAAAGTTCTCTAA